Proteins from one Bradyrhizobium roseum genomic window:
- a CDS encoding LysR family transcriptional regulator → MNTLDIDTVQAFLLVAELQSFTRAAEARGTTQASVSMKLQRLERVVGKRLVERSPRAVALTAAGAAFLPNARALLEAHDRALSGETPARQQLSLGISDHAAGPELVPMLERLHALSSQLALSVTIGFSRQMLDAYDAGELDAVVVRQEGSRRGGEKLTVDEFGWFAAKRPGWRRGDTLPLAVLAPPCGVRALAIRALDKAGIAWTERFVGGGVSAVVAAALAGLAVAPLARRIAPPGLLDIGPTEGLPRLASSKVMLHAKVSDPAKRAALRTLAAAFRSVVGPA, encoded by the coding sequence ATGAACACACTGGATATCGACACCGTTCAGGCGTTCCTCCTGGTCGCAGAGCTGCAGAGCTTTACCCGCGCCGCCGAGGCGCGGGGCACGACGCAAGCATCCGTCAGCATGAAACTGCAGCGGCTGGAACGCGTGGTCGGCAAGCGGCTGGTCGAGCGCTCGCCGCGGGCGGTCGCGCTGACCGCCGCCGGCGCGGCGTTCCTGCCCAACGCCCGCGCGCTGCTGGAAGCCCATGATCGCGCGCTGTCGGGCGAGACGCCCGCGCGCCAGCAATTGTCGCTCGGGATCTCCGATCACGCTGCGGGGCCTGAGCTGGTGCCGATGCTCGAACGGCTGCACGCGCTGTCGTCGCAACTGGCGCTGTCCGTGACCATCGGCTTTTCGCGCCAGATGCTGGACGCCTACGACGCCGGCGAACTCGATGCCGTGGTGGTGCGGCAGGAAGGCAGCCGCCGCGGCGGCGAGAAGCTGACCGTGGATGAGTTCGGCTGGTTCGCCGCAAAACGCCCTGGCTGGCGGCGCGGCGACACGTTGCCGCTGGCCGTGCTGGCGCCGCCCTGCGGCGTGCGCGCGCTCGCCATCCGCGCGCTCGACAAGGCCGGCATCGCCTGGACCGAGCGCTTTGTCGGCGGCGGCGTCAGCGCCGTGGTCGCCGCCGCCCTGGCCGGCCTTGCGGTCGCGCCGCTCGCCCGGCGGATCGCGCCACCGGGTCTGCTCGATATCGGGCCGACCGAAGGGCTGCCGCGGCTGGCTTCCTCGAAGGTGATGCTGCACGCGAAGGTTAGCGATCCCGCCAAGCGCGCCGCGTTGCGAACGTTGGCGGCGGCATTCAGAAGTGTGGTTGGCCCGGCGTAA
- a CDS encoding site-specific integrase has translation MYLYFNYSESGSLRWYVKVSAKGRRIGIAEEYGTTAFDTAYEASVAALGGVLRMRRVKGMAKPDQPERRYLYVDVSQRGQVRYYVQLRNRLPKIRIKSEYGTTEFGAEVDAAIAAQIALYGDESDYINAQKQRNEERPALPKTPARPGTLRWYWNGYKRSDHWLGDLSVGHEGLAESTRLQRTGLIESLLPENGEKPFAVLTRKVIRAEMKARTPSQAGNLLSAVRGMMRWMIDEGHLDEDDDPTIGLKSGKARASRESGGFLPWTEDDMARYRAKWPLGTEARLMFDILHYTFLRLGDAHRFGPPHLRQIVRKMAVQIATEKSRGNTTVTVPVHPEFAESLRAARAANIIGAEVFTGKLVRGRVLPMNKKAWAAKLKKYAVLAGVNEPKKSCHGVRKARAEVAAYADCTESQMMAMFGWTDPKMPAHYIAQANRERLGISGMEKIVTFDQNQSLDDWLGAPAAKNSKRTQSRNGVVTFPGKTQKKA, from the coding sequence ATGTATCTCTACTTCAACTATTCCGAGTCCGGCTCGCTGCGCTGGTATGTAAAGGTCAGCGCAAAAGGCCGCAGGATCGGGATCGCCGAGGAATACGGAACGACAGCCTTCGACACCGCCTATGAGGCGAGCGTTGCGGCGCTGGGAGGAGTTCTGCGCATGCGTCGCGTCAAGGGCATGGCGAAGCCGGACCAGCCGGAACGCCGCTATCTGTACGTCGACGTCAGCCAACGTGGTCAAGTCAGGTACTACGTGCAACTGCGCAACCGCCTGCCGAAGATCCGGATCAAGTCTGAATACGGCACGACTGAGTTTGGCGCCGAGGTTGATGCTGCGATTGCGGCGCAGATCGCGCTATACGGCGACGAGAGCGATTACATCAATGCGCAGAAGCAGCGCAACGAGGAGCGCCCTGCTCTACCGAAGACACCGGCGCGACCTGGTACACTGCGCTGGTACTGGAACGGCTATAAGCGAAGCGATCATTGGCTCGGCGATCTCAGCGTCGGTCACGAGGGCCTTGCGGAGTCCACCCGGCTCCAGCGTACCGGACTGATCGAGTCGCTGCTGCCTGAGAATGGCGAGAAGCCCTTTGCGGTGCTGACGCGCAAAGTCATCAGGGCGGAGATGAAGGCGCGTACCCCGTCGCAAGCGGGCAATCTGCTATCTGCGGTTCGCGGCATGATGCGCTGGATGATCGACGAGGGACATCTCGACGAGGACGACGATCCGACCATCGGCCTGAAGTCCGGCAAGGCAAGAGCGAGCCGCGAGAGTGGCGGCTTTCTACCCTGGACCGAGGACGACATGGCCCGCTATCGGGCGAAGTGGCCGCTGGGCACCGAAGCGCGGCTGATGTTCGACATCCTGCACTACACGTTCCTTCGGCTTGGAGATGCCCACCGTTTCGGGCCACCTCACCTGCGTCAGATCGTTCGGAAAATGGCCGTGCAGATCGCCACCGAGAAGAGCCGGGGCAATACCACCGTCACGGTGCCCGTCCATCCGGAGTTCGCCGAGAGCCTGAGGGCTGCCCGTGCGGCAAACATCATCGGGGCCGAGGTATTCACCGGCAAGCTCGTCCGCGGTCGGGTTCTGCCCATGAACAAGAAGGCATGGGCTGCCAAACTGAAGAAATACGCGGTCCTGGCCGGTGTGAATGAGCCGAAGAAAAGCTGTCATGGCGTCCGCAAGGCCCGGGCCGAAGTGGCGGCTTACGCTGACTGCACGGAGAGCCAGATGATGGCCATGTTCGGCTGGACCGACCCCAAAATGCCGGCCCACTACATCGCGCAAGCCAATCGAGAGCGGCTCGGAATCAGCGGGATGGAGAAGATCGTGACGTTCGATCAGAACCAGTCGCTCGATGACTGGCTAGGGGCACCAGCAGCCAAGAACAGCAAGCGAACGCAAAGCCGGAACGGAGTGGTAACTTTCCCGGGTAAAACCCAGAAAAAAGCCTAA
- a CDS encoding tautomerase family protein produces the protein MPLARISVPAHLAPAKIRALADAAHEGLVETCGVPPNDRFQLVSTYAREMMFIDPTFPDLARTSDASIIEILFLEGRTVDQKRNLFRRIADHAVRAGFSGDDVMIALTENAPVDWSLGRGLAFGDQHAPMTVSR, from the coding sequence ATGCCTCTCGCCCGCATATCCGTTCCGGCCCATCTGGCGCCGGCCAAAATTCGCGCCCTGGCCGACGCTGCGCACGAAGGTCTTGTCGAGACCTGCGGCGTACCACCCAACGATCGGTTTCAGCTCGTTTCGACCTATGCGCGGGAAATGATGTTCATCGATCCGACCTTTCCCGACCTCGCGCGCACGTCGGATGCCTCGATCATCGAGATTCTTTTTCTCGAGGGTCGCACGGTCGATCAGAAGAGAAATCTGTTTCGGCGCATCGCGGATCATGCCGTCCGCGCCGGATTTTCCGGCGACGACGTCATGATCGCGCTCACCGAAAATGCCCCGGTGGACTGGTCGCTCGGTCGCGGCCTTGCATTCGGCGACCAGCACGCGCCGATGACGGTGTCGCGCTGA
- a CDS encoding LysR family transcriptional regulator, translating to MSDLAVFVRTVDLGSFAAVGAEVELTASGISRIVTRLERRIGARLLHRTTRRLVLTQEGETFLVHARGILAAVEAAEADVASVHGRPRGHLRINSGTAFARHRLARLLPPFMEQFPEITVDLSVCDHRIDPIADQVDVTIRVGPLGDSELIAVRLGEVRRIIAGSPRYLERHGVPAQAADLARHNCLQLSGFSRLAPWPMVEQGKRVMVPVNGSIRSDSADFLLDLALAGAGLVRFGDFLGEAALKDGRLVPVLSHCHDPDPQPITALILPGRQNIPRVRAFVDFLKASV from the coding sequence ATGTCCGACCTCGCAGTCTTTGTCCGGACGGTCGATTTGGGGAGTTTTGCGGCCGTGGGCGCCGAAGTCGAGCTGACCGCCTCAGGCATCTCCCGCATTGTCACCCGGCTGGAGCGCCGCATCGGGGCCAGGCTTCTGCATCGGACGACGCGGCGGCTGGTGCTGACGCAGGAGGGCGAAACCTTCCTCGTTCATGCCCGCGGCATCCTCGCTGCGGTCGAGGCGGCCGAAGCCGACGTCGCGTCCGTCCACGGACGGCCGCGCGGGCATCTGCGGATCAACAGCGGCACCGCGTTCGCACGGCACCGGCTCGCGCGGCTGCTGCCGCCTTTCATGGAGCAGTTTCCCGAAATCACCGTCGATCTGTCGGTCTGCGATCACCGCATCGATCCGATCGCTGACCAGGTCGACGTCACGATCAGGGTAGGGCCGCTTGGCGATAGCGAGCTGATCGCGGTCCGGCTCGGCGAGGTCAGGCGCATCATCGCCGGCAGCCCGCGATATCTGGAGCGCCATGGCGTGCCTGCACAAGCCGCCGATCTCGCCCGGCACAATTGCCTGCAGCTCAGCGGCTTCTCGCGACTGGCGCCATGGCCGATGGTCGAGCAAGGCAAGCGGGTCATGGTGCCGGTGAATGGATCGATCCGCTCCGACAGCGCCGACTTTCTGCTCGATCTCGCGCTGGCGGGCGCCGGCCTCGTGCGGTTCGGCGACTTTCTGGGGGAGGCGGCCTTGAAGGATGGCAGGCTGGTGCCGGTGCTGTCGCATTGCCACGATCCCGACCCGCAGCCGATCACGGCCCTGATCCTGCCCGGGCGGCAAAACATCCCGCGGGTTCGCGCGTTCGTTGATTTCCTCAAGGCCAGCGTTTGA
- a CDS encoding FliM/FliN family flagellar motor switch protein, which translates to MATLDKVSVDLMVVLGTTTMPIHQVMRLSRGAIIELDATEADEVKILANNLPVASGVVLVDRNRIAVEVKRMLPKSPDVR; encoded by the coding sequence GTGGCCACCCTCGATAAAGTCAGCGTCGATCTGATGGTGGTGCTCGGCACCACGACCATGCCTATCCACCAGGTGATGCGGCTGTCCCGCGGCGCCATCATCGAGCTGGACGCCACCGAGGCCGACGAGGTCAAGATCCTTGCCAACAACCTGCCGGTGGCTTCCGGCGTCGTGCTGGTGGATCGCAACCGCATTGCCGTCGAAGTCAAGCGTATGCTGCCGAAATCCCCTGATGTCAGGTAG
- a CDS encoding NAD(P)/FAD-dependent oxidoreductase, with translation MAPHDRPSTAGLGTALTADVLIVGAGPAGATAACILAPAHSVVIVERHASRRPQIGESLIGAAAPLLRDLGVAAQFASADHLQSLGQASVWGSYEMVRRDSIVDPRGPGWRIDRLAFEIMLMNAAIARGATILAPARISHLSRNKDSAFAWRVLIYDGSMQRELHAQAIIDATGRSASIARRLDANSIISADRLVCRYTHFQPSSNLKDLDAFSVVEAVEHGWWYTATLPNHARIVAFHTDSDLPAARLSLTTDGFRRLLRQTRWMHCVCGDGGQDSVARVSARSQWLANASGEGWCAIGDSAVAFDPLSSQGLFNALYTGLRGGQAISAQLAGDTNSLANYRSRLVRVREAYRRNIAAVYRMETRFGGSEFWARRQSVTE, from the coding sequence TTGGCCCCACACGATAGACCGTCGACTGCAGGGCTGGGGACTGCGCTGACCGCTGATGTTCTGATCGTAGGCGCCGGGCCCGCGGGTGCAACAGCAGCTTGCATACTCGCGCCGGCCCACTCTGTGGTCATTGTTGAGCGCCATGCCAGTCGGCGCCCCCAAATTGGAGAAAGCCTGATCGGCGCGGCCGCGCCGCTACTGCGCGATCTTGGCGTTGCTGCACAGTTTGCCAGCGCTGACCATCTTCAGTCGCTCGGCCAAGCCTCCGTATGGGGCAGCTACGAGATGGTACGGCGCGATTCGATCGTCGACCCACGTGGCCCGGGTTGGAGGATCGATCGTCTTGCCTTCGAAATTATGCTGATGAACGCTGCGATCGCGCGCGGTGCCACAATTCTTGCTCCCGCTCGTATTTCTCATCTGTCCCGGAATAAAGACAGTGCCTTCGCGTGGAGAGTGCTCATCTACGACGGATCGATGCAGCGCGAATTGCACGCGCAAGCGATCATTGATGCAACCGGTCGTTCTGCTTCGATAGCTCGTCGCTTGGACGCAAACAGCATCATTTCAGCGGATCGGCTTGTCTGTCGCTATACACATTTTCAGCCCTCATCGAATCTGAAAGATCTCGACGCTTTCTCTGTTGTCGAGGCGGTCGAGCATGGATGGTGGTACACTGCAACGCTTCCCAACCACGCGCGAATAGTTGCTTTCCATACTGATTCCGACCTTCCGGCTGCGCGGCTGTCACTGACGACGGATGGATTTCGTCGTCTGCTAAGGCAGACGCGCTGGATGCACTGTGTGTGCGGCGATGGAGGGCAAGACTCCGTCGCACGTGTATCGGCACGCAGTCAGTGGCTGGCAAACGCCTCTGGGGAGGGTTGGTGCGCGATCGGGGACAGCGCCGTCGCATTCGACCCACTCTCTTCGCAAGGACTCTTCAACGCGCTCTATACCGGATTGAGAGGCGGACAGGCAATCTCGGCGCAGCTAGCTGGAGACACAAATTCTCTTGCGAACTACCGGTCTCGGCTGGTGCGCGTACGAGAGGCCTATCGACGGAATATCGCTGCCGTGTATCGAATGGAGACGCGATTCGGAGGTAGTGAGTTTTGGGCTAGACGTCAGTCGGTCACCGAGTGA
- a CDS encoding PAS domain-containing sensor histidine kinase encodes MFGKDQQQQQQRDLLESERNFRLLVEGVADYALYMLDPDGVVTSWNIGGERIKGYAPDEIIGQHFSRFYTESDRANGKPQRALQIAREQHRYEEEGWRVRKDGTFFWASVVIDPIYEDGKFVGFAKITRDITERREAQIKLEQMHRQLAESQKLDALGQLTGGVAHDFNNLLMIISGSLHILRKSIGDDPRSQRALAAIDAASKRGASLTSQLLTFARRQSVNPQAVDVARHIDAVRNVLDIGVGSAVTLQLDIAPDVWPVMVDVAEFETALVNLVINARDAMAGGVITISARNKTSGGETDTEYVAISVQDTGAGIAPDTLGKIFDPFFTTKPIGKGTGLGLSQVHGFAHQAGGTVKVASELGQGTKITILLPRREGLPVTKEVRIADTGGSGTVLLVEDNPDVAIVSAGLLEQLGYTVRQAASAEAALRELEFDGIDLVFSDIVMPGKMDGLGLARHLRAVRPGLPILLTSGYSDAALNVRGDFPILRKPYEIHELSQAIAKLQR; translated from the coding sequence ATGTTTGGGAAAGATCAGCAGCAGCAGCAGCAAAGAGATCTTCTCGAATCCGAACGCAATTTCCGCCTTCTGGTTGAGGGAGTTGCAGACTACGCGCTGTACATGCTGGATCCGGACGGGGTGGTGACCAGCTGGAACATCGGCGGCGAACGGATCAAGGGCTACGCGCCGGACGAAATCATCGGGCAGCACTTTTCCCGTTTCTATACCGAATCCGACCGCGCCAATGGCAAGCCGCAGCGCGCCTTGCAGATTGCCCGCGAACAGCACCGCTATGAGGAGGAAGGCTGGCGCGTCCGCAAGGACGGCACCTTCTTCTGGGCCAGCGTCGTCATCGATCCCATCTACGAGGACGGCAAGTTCGTCGGCTTCGCCAAGATCACCCGGGACATCACCGAGCGCCGCGAGGCCCAGATCAAGCTCGAGCAGATGCACCGGCAACTGGCGGAATCGCAAAAGCTCGACGCGCTCGGCCAGCTCACCGGCGGCGTGGCGCATGATTTCAACAATCTCCTGATGATCATCAGCGGCAGTCTCCACATCCTCAGAAAGTCGATAGGCGACGATCCCAGAAGCCAGCGGGCGCTGGCGGCGATCGACGCAGCGAGCAAACGCGGCGCCTCCCTCACCAGCCAGTTGCTGACCTTCGCCCGGCGGCAGAGCGTCAACCCGCAGGCCGTCGACGTCGCCCGGCACATCGATGCGGTGCGCAACGTCCTCGACATCGGTGTCGGCAGCGCGGTGACGCTGCAACTCGACATCGCGCCCGACGTCTGGCCGGTCATGGTCGACGTCGCCGAATTCGAGACCGCGCTGGTCAATCTGGTCATCAACGCGCGCGACGCCATGGCCGGCGGCGTCATCACGATATCGGCGCGCAACAAAACGTCCGGCGGCGAAACCGATACTGAATATGTCGCGATTTCGGTGCAGGACACCGGCGCCGGCATTGCGCCCGACACCCTCGGCAAGATCTTCGACCCCTTTTTCACCACCAAGCCGATCGGCAAGGGTACCGGTCTCGGGCTGTCGCAGGTTCACGGTTTTGCGCACCAGGCCGGCGGCACGGTCAAGGTGGCGAGCGAACTCGGCCAGGGTACCAAAATCACGATCCTGCTGCCGCGGCGGGAGGGCTTGCCCGTGACCAAGGAAGTCCGGATCGCCGATACCGGCGGCAGCGGCACCGTGCTGCTGGTCGAAGACAATCCGGATGTCGCAATCGTCAGCGCCGGCCTGCTCGAACAGCTCGGCTACACCGTCCGCCAGGCAGCAAGCGCCGAGGCCGCCTTGCGCGAACTCGAGTTCGACGGAATTGACCTCGTGTTCTCCGACATCGTGATGCCCGGCAAGATGGATGGCCTCGGGCTCGCGCGTCACCTGCGAGCGGTCAGGCCCGGCCTCCCTATCCTCCTGACCAGCGGCTACAGCGACGCGGCGCTGAATGTGCGCGGCGATTTTCCGATCCTGCGCAAGCCCTACGAGATCCACGAACTCAGCCAGGCGATCGCCAAGCTGCAGCGCTGA
- a CDS encoding tautomerase family protein: MPLITVTYSSVRTSPSLKAEIASAVSDLTARILRKDPKVTAIIVKSVDAADWFAGGKSLADQSLASFWLDVHVSEGTNTKDEKAAYLAALFQRMGELLGPLHEESYAHVDEVKGDAYGFGGLTQERRYIAGQLEVAPRKAAA, translated from the coding sequence ATGCCGCTCATCACCGTCACCTATTCCAGCGTGCGCACGTCGCCGTCGCTGAAGGCGGAGATTGCCTCCGCCGTCAGCGACCTCACTGCGCGCATCCTGCGCAAGGATCCCAAGGTCACCGCCATCATCGTGAAATCGGTCGATGCCGCCGACTGGTTCGCCGGCGGAAAGTCGCTCGCCGACCAGAGCCTCGCCAGCTTCTGGCTCGACGTTCACGTCAGCGAGGGCACCAACACCAAGGACGAGAAGGCCGCCTATCTCGCCGCGCTGTTCCAGCGCATGGGCGAACTGCTCGGGCCGTTGCACGAGGAAAGCTACGCCCATGTCGATGAAGTGAAGGGCGACGCCTATGGCTTCGGCGGCCTGACCCAGGAGCGCCGCTATATCGCCGGCCAGCTCGAGGTCGCGCCGCGCAAGGCTGCGGCGTAA
- the lipB gene encoding lipoyl(octanoyl) transferase LipB, with the protein MVNDRQSLDLTTFAVASGGGEVEWRISAAPVPYPDAVAAMETRAADIADGKAAELVWLLEHPPLYTSGTSGKEGDLLDPRFPLFTTGRGGQLTYHGPGQRVAYVMLDLKRRRPDVRAYVAGLEEWIIRTLDAFNVRGERREDRVGVWVRRPDKGAGYEDKIAAIGVRLRRWVSFHGIAINVEPDLSHFSAIVPCGVVDVRYGVTSLVDLGLPVTMEDVDVALRRAFEDVFGATAARLPEATI; encoded by the coding sequence ATGGTTAATGACCGCCAAAGCCTTGATTTGACGACGTTCGCGGTGGCCTCGGGCGGCGGCGAGGTGGAATGGCGAATCTCGGCGGCCCCCGTGCCCTACCCCGACGCCGTGGCCGCGATGGAGACGCGCGCGGCCGATATTGCCGATGGAAAGGCCGCCGAACTGGTCTGGCTGCTGGAGCATCCCCCGCTTTACACCTCCGGCACCAGCGGCAAGGAAGGCGACCTGCTCGACCCGCGCTTTCCGCTGTTCACCACCGGCCGTGGCGGCCAGCTCACCTATCACGGCCCCGGCCAGCGGGTGGCCTATGTGATGCTCGACCTCAAGCGGCGACGGCCGGACGTTCGCGCCTATGTGGCGGGCCTCGAAGAATGGATCATCCGCACGCTCGACGCCTTCAACGTGCGCGGCGAGCGCCGCGAGGATCGCGTCGGCGTCTGGGTCAGGCGGCCGGACAAGGGCGCGGGCTATGAGGACAAGATCGCCGCTATCGGCGTGCGGCTGCGACGCTGGGTCTCGTTCCACGGCATCGCCATCAATGTTGAGCCGGACTTGTCGCATTTTTCCGCGATCGTGCCCTGCGGCGTCGTCGATGTCAGGTACGGCGTCACCTCGCTGGTCGATCTCGGCCTGCCCGTGACGATGGAAGACGTCGACGTTGCGCTGCGGCGGGCGTTTGAAGATGTGTTCGGCGCAACCGCTGCACGCCTGCCGGAAGCAACCATCTGA